The Apis mellifera strain DH4 linkage group LG13, Amel_HAv3.1, whole genome shotgun sequence genome includes a region encoding these proteins:
- the LOC102654099 gene encoding uncharacterized protein LOC102654099: MCQRDGLHAGVAFYVHVMWVLVELLRERSGAWSKSLSSVFIQLLWPRRPFLLALYSPGNSAPRDFAFVHVVLPVFGIINAHEETGSEQQWNIKKSRSNRGMPAVQEHLNGATGRTSIARCGLPCCRSESSRRGSRFEEAVVDWKSYMLPVEWTISLSLLHCERSLCCPFSFLSLPLFQLWADARLSVPTRDSCCCTHCSLSFLEFRVSSFFLRGVDTRNRADSSQPAPRFSFVDR, translated from the exons ATGTGTCAGAGAGACGGTCTCCATGCCGGGGTTGCCTTTTATGTCCACGTAATGTGGGTTCTGGTGGAACTCCTGAGAGAAAGAAGTGGGGCCTGGAGCAAGTCCCTTTCTTCTGTCTTTATTCAATTGCTTTGGCCACGTCGTCCTTTCCTTCTCGCGCTCTATTCTCCTGGGAACTCGGCACCACGAGATTTCGCCTTCGTCCACGTGGTCCTACCTGTAT TTGGTATTATCAACGCGCATGAAGAAACTGGATCGGAACAGCAATGGAATATCAAGAAGTCTCGGAGCAATCGAGGGATGCCAGCGGTACAAGAACACTTGAATGGAGCCACGGGTAGAACCAGTATTGCGAGATGCGGTCTCCCGTGCTGTCGTTCAGAATCCAGCAGAAGGGGCAGCCGTTTCGAGGAAGCGGTCGTCGATTGGAAATCGTACATGCTGCCCGTTGAATGGACTATATCTCTTTCCCTCCTGCACTGTGAACGCTCGCTTTGCTgccctttctctttcctatCCCTCCCGCTCTTTCAGCTCTGGGCAGACGCACGCCTCAGTGTCCCAACGCGCGATTCATGCTGCTGCACGCACTgttccctttctttccttgaGTTTCGCGTCTCCAGTTTTTTTCTACGAGGCGTGGATACGAGGAATCGAGCCGACTCGTCTCAACCCGCTCCACGATTTTCGTTCGTCGATCGTTAA